In Bosea sp. Tri-49, a genomic segment contains:
- a CDS encoding DUF6766 family protein, which translates to MRSQESRQHILRDNGLTIVLMALFIGSLAGMAWTGWHAHNQERAVHGVTSTPFLEYLTGGSFISALFENWESEFLQMASYVVLTAVLVQRGSAESKDPDEREDEVPLGSDSPWPARQGGWKRALYARSLGITLILLFLISFGLHFWGSLHAANAEALQHGQPHLAAADYLLDSRFWFESFQNWQSEFLSTAVIVVLSIFLRQKGSPESKAVNVSHATTGA; encoded by the coding sequence ATGCGCTCGCAGGAATCCAGGCAGCATATTCTCCGCGATAACGGCCTGACCATCGTGCTGATGGCGCTGTTCATAGGCAGCCTTGCCGGGATGGCGTGGACAGGCTGGCACGCCCATAACCAAGAGCGCGCCGTTCACGGCGTAACCTCGACACCGTTCTTGGAGTATCTCACGGGTGGATCCTTCATATCTGCCCTGTTCGAGAACTGGGAGAGCGAGTTTCTCCAGATGGCGTCGTATGTCGTGTTGACCGCGGTGTTGGTGCAGCGCGGATCGGCCGAGTCGAAGGATCCAGATGAAAGGGAGGATGAGGTGCCGCTCGGGTCCGATAGTCCATGGCCCGCACGACAAGGAGGTTGGAAACGCGCACTTTACGCGCGGTCACTAGGCATTACCCTGATTCTGCTTTTTCTGATTTCGTTCGGGCTTCATTTTTGGGGAAGCCTGCACGCGGCGAATGCCGAAGCCCTCCAGCATGGCCAACCGCATCTGGCCGCGGCAGACTATCTTCTCGACAGTCGGTTCTGGTTCGAGTCCTTCCAAAACTGGCAATCAGAGTTCCTCTCGACGGCGGTGATCGTCGTCTTGTCGATCTTTCTACGTCAAAAGGGCTCGCCTGAGTCAAAGGCCGTCAACGTGTCTCACGCTACGACCGGCGCATAG